A single Anatilimnocola floriformis DNA region contains:
- a CDS encoding STAS domain-containing protein produces the protein MPEYKHLQLSPAQGTSGPAVVVRLIDSKLLKPELIFALRDELLSVVDEGNKKLVLDFAAVESFSSETLNSLLLLSDKVTKAGGQLRLCNIRPLVQSVFEITRLTAKFTIKPTEAEALADL, from the coding sequence ATGCCCGAATACAAACACCTGCAACTGTCGCCAGCTCAAGGCACGAGTGGCCCGGCCGTAGTAGTTCGCCTGATCGACAGCAAGCTCCTCAAGCCGGAGTTGATCTTCGCCTTGCGTGACGAGCTGCTCAGCGTCGTGGACGAGGGAAACAAGAAGCTGGTGCTCGACTTCGCTGCGGTCGAAAGCTTCTCCTCGGAAACGCTTAACTCGCTGCTGCTCTTGAGCGACAAGGTCACCAAGGCCGGCGGCCAACTGCGGCTGTGCAATATTCGGCCGCTCGTGCAGAGCGTCTTCGAGATCACGCGCTTGACGGCCAAGTTCACCATCAAGCCGACCGAAGCCGAAGCTCTGGCCGATCTGTAA
- a CDS encoding STAS domain-containing protein, translating into MAVYRRIELASFSGTTGEVTLVRFVDRKIIDATNIQELGDELFSLVEKDAKKLLVLNFANVEFLSSAALNKLIILEKKVKAHSGKMRLCNLRPEIYEVFAITRLNQLFDIKGTEGEALTGL; encoded by the coding sequence ATGGCGGTTTATCGGCGAATTGAGTTGGCAAGTTTCAGCGGCACCACCGGCGAAGTGACTCTGGTCCGCTTCGTCGATCGCAAGATCATCGACGCCACCAACATCCAAGAGCTCGGCGACGAGCTCTTCAGCCTCGTCGAAAAAGACGCCAAGAAGCTGCTGGTGCTCAACTTTGCCAACGTCGAATTTCTCTCGTCGGCCGCGCTCAACAAGCTGATCATCCTCGAGAAGAAGGTCAAAGCTCACAGCGGCAAAATGCGTCTGTGCAATCTGCGGCCGGAGATTTATGAAGTCTTCGCCATCACCCGCTTGAATCAATTGTTCGACATCAAGGGAACCGAAGGCGAAGCCTTGACCGGGTTGTAG
- a CDS encoding ATP-binding protein, whose product MPPDWNWKLERKFPSDAAPGHEAIAALLTELENAGWATRDVYGIHLALEEALVNAIRHGNKSDLNKQVGLRFYLNDDRLLMEIEDEGAGFDPAKLPDPTDDAFLDRPNGRGVLLIRTFMTRVEYLGRGNLCVMEKTKSLPAK is encoded by the coding sequence ATGCCACCGGACTGGAATTGGAAACTGGAGCGCAAGTTCCCCAGCGATGCAGCGCCGGGCCATGAGGCCATCGCCGCGCTCCTGACCGAACTGGAAAACGCTGGCTGGGCCACGCGCGACGTCTACGGCATTCATCTCGCCCTGGAAGAAGCCCTCGTCAACGCCATCCGCCACGGCAACAAGAGCGACCTGAACAAACAGGTCGGCTTGCGTTTCTATCTGAACGACGACCGCCTGCTGATGGAGATCGAAGACGAAGGCGCCGGCTTCGATCCCGCTAAGCTTCCCGACCCCACGGACGACGCCTTTCTCGATCGGCCCAACGGCCGCGGCGTGTTGCTGATCCGTACCTTCATGACCCGCGTCGAATACCTTGGCCGCGGCAACCTGTGCGTGATGGAAAAAACGAAGTCGCTGCCAGCCAAGTAA
- a CDS encoding SdrD B-like domain-containing protein: MGLWNLLSIWRRSLWSADLQEAAQNREKPIRKSGGKNVRFDEPSRRCRFETMEERQMMDAAPIKLGVTYLEEDGGSDQHGDTFEIMFEGGAPGTELTRVVIDTDHGPKGRSVGDMIFDTVKGGWGADLAFPMQIVSQSGIDEVTWTVEDGGTKLVLNFKGFNAGEKLRFTIDVDEVQDYDPAITDMELINEGIDPIASGVEFQGSMATGTFKADHYYDVEGTREFRNLYDPQFVGSTLLISQGNPNGLAQDDYLGKRDRSTGVMLPLQQLPKPITIAGRVFLDYDADLIQDPGDTGINNVTLSLWKKVGNNYVFTGLTTKTNSLGDYEFGEDLKLEPATYQVRETQPTEYYSVGAIVGQVEGATTGSLVNNDPDQLTEIAMPLGDTHGVHYNFAETLPASISGLVRLTDKYGNCEAAGVATRPIEGATVLLKDKQGNIIKQTVTNAAGKYEFTGLRPGEYTIVEITPPGLIDGGDHVGTVKGVLTGAVVANDTIDVSLRGGDQGINYDFCEKEPAMVSGYVYHDRDNDGQRDQGEEPIPGTTIVLFDANGTQIATTVTDVNGFYKFTGLKADTYMIVETQPNGWADGKDTPGTVDGVTRGNALTNDKQNGVQLYFGDSGIEYNFGELKTVTLSGYVHEDPIRNCIFDPGENPIAGVTITLYDNNGVQLAQTVTDANGFYKFENLAPGTYMVRETQPSNYIHGGQEPGNLGGNESKDELSNISIPSGQNATDYNFCEILPVSISGYVHEDPIRNCIFDPGEKPIAGVTITLYDENNAVLGTTVTDANGYYRFDMLSPGKAYTVRETQPAGYIHGGQEPGNFGGNEARDELSNIIIPYGQNGLDYNFCELLPAEISGYVWVDSTKNCTWDDGELPIAGVTITLYDEFGTFVAQTTTNSAGYYQFTGLKPGEYSLKETQPVGYFQGCTHAGSEGGDDSVDDNITDITLESGDKGVHYDFAEVPPAALSGYVFQDGAPIATSGTTPPANLYDIRDGVLTPDDKPIGGVLLELRYTLSGEVVDLADTLKGGSGAYRVTTDANGYYLFDGLMGNNNYTVIEVQPHGYFDSKDTPGTTTGLAVNVGTFISPLVIERFAAQGVDFKFDTLLQIPLAIGQHSQLNNFSEVVITPTIIPPVPPRPPLTPPPPPELIPPPPIEPPILLFIPPPQAQEIITGGDAGWTWHLSVIDAGTPRVSQRSTRIASAKTMRPAAFVEMTQWKADRLRQGVWTIHTGADDAQSAQFSFGIAGAIPVTGDWNGDGKSEMGIFYKGEWFLDLNGNGQWDEGDLWAQLGGPADRPVVGDWDGDGKDDIGIFGPEWPLDQRHLAHEPGLPDPDNIPKDLRQKNVPPRPEEATEGERLLQLSQHGNERGDLIDHVFQFGVPTDIPIAGDWNGDGIRSIGVFREGRWHFDMDGDGKWSKRDKIAVFGQKGDLPVVGDFNGDGIEEIGIYRAGKWIIDVNGNREIDAADLVFELGGANDLPVVGDFNGDGVDEAGLYRDGAVQVETSFELPPQ, translated from the coding sequence GTGGGATTGTGGAATCTGCTTTCGATCTGGCGTCGCTCGCTCTGGTCGGCTGATCTACAGGAAGCTGCGCAAAATCGCGAAAAGCCGATCCGCAAAAGTGGCGGCAAGAACGTGCGCTTCGACGAGCCCTCGCGCCGCTGCCGGTTCGAGACGATGGAAGAGCGGCAGATGATGGACGCCGCTCCCATCAAGCTCGGTGTCACCTATCTCGAAGAGGACGGCGGTTCGGATCAGCACGGCGATACTTTCGAAATCATGTTCGAAGGCGGTGCTCCGGGAACGGAACTGACGCGCGTTGTGATCGATACCGACCACGGCCCGAAGGGTCGCAGCGTCGGCGATATGATTTTCGACACCGTGAAAGGTGGCTGGGGCGCTGACTTGGCGTTCCCCATGCAGATTGTTTCGCAATCGGGCATCGACGAAGTGACCTGGACCGTCGAGGACGGCGGCACGAAACTGGTGCTGAATTTCAAAGGCTTTAACGCCGGCGAGAAACTGCGGTTCACGATCGATGTCGACGAAGTGCAGGATTACGATCCGGCGATCACCGACATGGAACTGATCAACGAAGGGATCGATCCGATCGCTTCCGGTGTCGAGTTCCAAGGCTCGATGGCCACCGGTACGTTCAAGGCCGATCACTACTATGACGTGGAAGGAACGCGTGAGTTCCGCAACTTGTACGATCCGCAGTTCGTAGGCTCGACGCTGCTCATCTCGCAGGGAAATCCCAACGGCTTGGCTCAGGACGATTACCTCGGCAAGCGCGACCGCTCGACCGGTGTGATGCTGCCGCTGCAGCAGTTGCCCAAGCCGATCACCATCGCGGGGCGTGTGTTTCTCGATTACGACGCCGACCTGATTCAAGATCCAGGCGACACCGGCATCAACAACGTCACGCTGTCGTTGTGGAAGAAAGTCGGCAACAACTACGTCTTCACCGGTTTGACGACGAAGACGAATTCACTCGGCGATTACGAGTTCGGCGAAGATCTAAAGCTCGAACCGGCCACGTATCAGGTGCGCGAAACGCAGCCCACCGAATACTACAGCGTGGGCGCGATCGTCGGTCAGGTCGAAGGCGCCACCACCGGCAGCCTGGTGAACAACGATCCCGATCAGCTCACCGAAATCGCGATGCCGCTCGGCGATACGCACGGCGTGCATTACAACTTTGCCGAAACGCTGCCGGCGTCGATCAGTGGTTTGGTGCGGTTGACCGACAAGTATGGCAACTGCGAAGCAGCCGGCGTGGCGACGCGGCCGATCGAGGGCGCGACGGTTCTGCTCAAGGACAAGCAAGGCAACATCATCAAGCAGACCGTGACGAACGCGGCTGGCAAGTATGAGTTCACCGGGCTGCGGCCGGGCGAGTACACGATTGTCGAAATCACGCCGCCCGGTTTGATCGACGGCGGTGACCACGTCGGCACGGTCAAAGGCGTGCTGACGGGCGCCGTGGTCGCCAACGACACGATCGATGTTTCGCTCCGCGGCGGCGATCAGGGGATAAACTACGACTTCTGCGAAAAAGAACCCGCGATGGTTTCGGGTTACGTCTATCACGATCGTGATAACGACGGCCAACGCGATCAGGGCGAAGAGCCGATCCCCGGTACCACGATCGTGCTCTTCGATGCCAACGGCACGCAGATCGCCACGACAGTGACCGACGTCAACGGTTTTTATAAATTCACGGGCCTCAAAGCCGACACGTACATGATCGTCGAAACTCAGCCAAACGGCTGGGCCGACGGTAAGGATACGCCCGGAACAGTCGATGGCGTGACGCGCGGCAACGCCCTGACCAACGACAAGCAAAACGGCGTGCAGCTGTACTTTGGCGACAGCGGCATCGAGTACAACTTCGGCGAACTCAAGACCGTCACCTTGTCAGGTTATGTGCACGAAGATCCGATTCGCAACTGCATCTTCGATCCGGGCGAAAACCCGATCGCCGGCGTAACAATCACGCTCTACGACAACAACGGCGTGCAACTCGCGCAGACCGTCACCGACGCCAATGGCTTCTACAAGTTCGAGAATCTCGCGCCCGGCACTTACATGGTGCGCGAGACCCAGCCGAGCAACTACATTCACGGCGGTCAGGAACCGGGTAACCTCGGCGGTAATGAATCGAAGGATGAACTGAGCAACATCAGCATTCCTTCGGGCCAGAATGCCACCGATTACAACTTCTGCGAAATCCTGCCGGTCAGCATTTCGGGTTATGTGCACGAAGACCCGATTCGCAACTGCATCTTCGATCCGGGCGAAAAGCCGATCGCGGGCGTGACCATCACGCTCTACGACGAAAACAACGCGGTGCTCGGCACCACGGTGACCGATGCCAACGGTTACTACCGCTTCGACATGCTCTCGCCCGGCAAGGCCTACACGGTGCGCGAAACGCAGCCGGCTGGGTACATTCACGGCGGTCAGGAGCCTGGCAACTTCGGCGGCAATGAAGCTCGCGATGAGTTGAGCAACATCATCATTCCGTACGGCCAGAACGGTCTCGATTACAACTTCTGCGAGTTGCTCCCCGCCGAGATCAGCGGTTATGTGTGGGTCGATTCGACGAAGAACTGCACGTGGGATGACGGTGAACTGCCGATCGCCGGCGTGACGATCACGCTCTACGACGAGTTCGGCACGTTCGTCGCGCAGACGACGACGAACTCGGCTGGCTACTACCAATTCACTGGTCTCAAGCCGGGCGAATATTCGCTGAAGGAAACGCAGCCAGTTGGCTACTTCCAAGGCTGCACGCATGCCGGTTCGGAAGGTGGCGATGACTCGGTGGATGATAACATCACCGACATCACGCTCGAGAGCGGCGACAAGGGTGTGCACTACGACTTCGCCGAAGTGCCGCCGGCTGCCCTCTCGGGTTACGTCTTTCAAGACGGTGCGCCGATCGCCACCAGCGGCACCACACCGCCGGCGAATCTATATGACATTCGCGACGGCGTGCTGACGCCCGATGACAAACCGATCGGCGGTGTGTTGCTCGAACTCCGCTACACACTGAGTGGTGAAGTCGTCGATCTGGCCGACACGCTCAAGGGGGGCAGTGGCGCTTATCGCGTGACAACCGACGCCAACGGCTACTACCTCTTCGACGGTTTGATGGGTAATAACAACTACACCGTCATCGAAGTTCAACCGCACGGTTACTTCGACAGCAAGGACACGCCCGGAACGACGACCGGCCTGGCCGTGAATGTCGGTACGTTCATCAGTCCGCTGGTGATCGAACGATTTGCCGCGCAAGGCGTCGATTTCAAGTTCGATACGCTGCTACAAATTCCGCTCGCCATCGGTCAGCACTCGCAGCTGAATAACTTCAGCGAAGTGGTGATCACGCCGACGATCATTCCGCCGGTGCCGCCGCGGCCACCACTCACGCCGCCGCCACCGCCGGAATTGATTCCGCCGCCGCCGATCGAGCCACCAATTCTGCTCTTCATTCCGCCGCCGCAAGCGCAAGAGATCATCACTGGCGGCGATGCGGGCTGGACGTGGCACTTAAGCGTGATCGATGCCGGTACGCCGCGCGTCTCGCAACGCAGCACGCGCATTGCCAGCGCCAAGACGATGCGCCCCGCGGCCTTCGTCGAAATGACGCAATGGAAAGCCGATCGTCTGCGCCAAGGCGTGTGGACGATTCACACCGGCGCCGACGACGCACAGTCGGCGCAATTTTCCTTCGGCATTGCTGGCGCGATTCCAGTCACGGGCGACTGGAACGGCGATGGCAAGAGCGAGATGGGCATCTTCTATAAGGGTGAATGGTTCCTCGATCTCAACGGCAACGGCCAATGGGACGAAGGGGATCTGTGGGCCCAACTCGGCGGCCCCGCCGATCGGCCGGTCGTGGGTGATTGGGACGGCGACGGCAAGGATGACATTGGCATCTTTGGCCCCGAATGGCCGCTCGATCAACGGCATCTGGCTCACGAACCAGGCTTGCCTGATCCGGACAACATTCCGAAAGACCTGCGGCAGAAGAACGTGCCGCCGCGGCCGGAAGAAGCGACCGAAGGCGAACGCTTGTTGCAACTATCCCAGCACGGCAACGAGCGCGGCGATCTCATCGATCACGTCTTCCAGTTCGGTGTGCCGACCGATATTCCGATCGCCGGCGACTGGAACGGCGACGGCATTCGCTCGATCGGCGTCTTCCGCGAAGGCCGCTGGCACTTCGATATGGATGGCGACGGCAAATGGTCGAAGCGCGACAAGATCGCGGTCTTTGGTCAGAAGGGCGATCTGCCCGTCGTCGGCGACTTCAACGGCGACGGCATCGAAGAGATCGGCATCTACCGCGCCGGCAAGTGGATCATCGACGTCAATGGTAACCGCGAGATCGACGCCGCCGACTTGGTCTTTGAACTGGGTGGCGCTAACGATCTGCCGGTGGTCGGCGACTTCAACGGCGACGGCGTCGACGAAGCGGGTCTCTACCGCGACGGCGCGGTGCAGGTCGAAACGAGTTTTGAATTGCCGCCGCAGTAA
- a CDS encoding WD40 repeat domain-containing protein: protein MTTIHRRRFLLSAAATLAAPWCLSALPSPVLADDIVQTAVLDWPARVIQLKADPDELTPPVITALEIHRDGKVIATAGDDHVVRIYSLADGSQVQRLIKHDDWVRTIDYNRDGTLLATAGNDRRIFLWPITAEMTGEITPRQLAIHENAIAAAKFSDDGATLAVAGFERTVRLYRVSDGEVLWKADGPCDDLRTVAFSPDQRSLAVAGRCGSVRLLSTADGKLLREFVAHKQRVRALEFSPDGSFLASVGEDRTIHIQPLSDGAVGKNLPKRPAKVLAAYFYAPGKLAAAGSDNKVRLWDVVKQEEIGLLTGHSGSVAALGAQGSVLASAGYDTTVRLWTITENIAGGPKPTTPRIGTMPLQTLPLK from the coding sequence ATGACAACCATCCATCGCCGCCGATTCCTGCTTTCTGCCGCCGCGACGCTGGCGGCTCCGTGGTGTCTTTCCGCGCTGCCGTCGCCCGTGCTGGCAGACGACATCGTGCAAACGGCGGTGCTCGATTGGCCCGCCCGGGTCATTCAACTGAAGGCCGATCCCGATGAGCTCACGCCGCCGGTCATCACGGCCCTCGAGATTCATCGCGATGGCAAGGTCATCGCGACCGCGGGTGACGATCACGTTGTGCGGATCTACAGTCTGGCCGATGGGAGCCAAGTGCAGCGATTGATCAAGCACGACGACTGGGTCCGAACGATCGACTACAACCGCGATGGGACGTTGCTCGCCACGGCGGGAAATGACCGCCGTATTTTCCTCTGGCCGATCACGGCAGAGATGACCGGCGAAATCACGCCGCGGCAGTTGGCCATCCACGAGAACGCGATCGCGGCGGCGAAGTTTAGCGACGACGGCGCGACATTGGCCGTGGCTGGCTTTGAGCGGACCGTGCGACTGTATCGCGTGAGCGATGGCGAAGTGCTGTGGAAGGCCGACGGTCCTTGCGACGATCTGCGGACCGTCGCGTTTTCTCCCGACCAACGTTCGCTAGCCGTCGCGGGCCGTTGCGGGAGTGTGCGACTGCTGAGCACGGCTGATGGCAAACTGCTCCGCGAATTTGTCGCGCACAAACAGCGCGTGCGAGCCCTCGAGTTTTCTCCCGACGGCAGCTTCCTGGCTTCGGTCGGCGAAGATCGCACAATTCACATTCAACCCCTCAGCGACGGCGCAGTTGGCAAGAATTTGCCCAAGCGCCCGGCGAAGGTCTTGGCTGCGTACTTCTATGCCCCCGGCAAGCTGGCCGCGGCGGGAAGTGACAACAAGGTTCGACTGTGGGACGTGGTGAAGCAGGAAGAGATTGGTCTGCTGACCGGACACAGCGGCAGCGTGGCCGCCCTCGGCGCGCAGGGGAGCGTGCTCGCTTCGGCGGGTTACGACACCACCGTGCGGTTGTGGACGATCACGGAAAACATTGCTGGTGGACCGAAACCGACAACGCCCCGCATTGGCACGATGCCTTTGCAGACGTTGCCGTTGAAGTAG
- the hpnC gene encoding squalene synthase HpnC, whose amino-acid sequence MDLAAKLAQWGPSGNASRPSLADAEAYCRRLATTHYENFSVVSWLFPRHLHQHLCNVYAYCRWADDLADEIDSPAHALCLLDWWETQLDEPESRHPVFVALQETIRQKQLPLQPLRNLLIAFRQDQQQQRYGNWEELRGYCRKSADPVGRIVLHLGASATAENEAFSDSICTGLQLINFCQDVRRDLEKHRIYLPRDERESFGWDDERCYQFAALKPRQPAPDSFRQLLKVQVERAEQMLHAGEPLLKKVHRDLRLPVRLFIGGGLAIAGAIRQQRYDVWSRRPVVSKLRKLLLLASAWWRG is encoded by the coding sequence ATGGATCTGGCCGCTAAACTGGCGCAGTGGGGGCCGAGTGGCAACGCGTCGCGGCCGTCGCTCGCCGATGCCGAAGCGTATTGCCGACGGCTGGCGACGACGCATTACGAAAATTTTTCGGTCGTCAGCTGGCTCTTTCCGCGACACTTGCATCAGCACTTGTGCAATGTGTACGCGTATTGCCGTTGGGCCGATGATCTGGCCGATGAAATCGACTCGCCGGCGCACGCGCTGTGCCTGCTCGATTGGTGGGAAACGCAACTCGATGAACCCGAGTCGCGGCATCCGGTGTTCGTAGCGCTGCAAGAGACGATCCGGCAGAAGCAACTGCCGTTGCAGCCGCTGCGCAATCTGCTGATCGCATTTCGGCAGGATCAGCAGCAGCAGCGCTACGGCAATTGGGAAGAGCTGCGCGGTTACTGCCGCAAGTCGGCTGATCCCGTGGGGCGGATTGTGTTGCACTTGGGAGCGAGTGCGACGGCAGAAAACGAGGCGTTCTCGGATTCGATCTGCACGGGGCTTCAACTCATCAATTTCTGTCAGGATGTGCGGCGAGATCTGGAGAAGCATCGGATCTATCTGCCTCGCGACGAGCGAGAGTCGTTTGGCTGGGATGACGAGCGCTGCTATCAATTCGCCGCGCTCAAGCCGCGGCAGCCGGCGCCTGATTCCTTTCGGCAGCTGTTGAAGGTCCAAGTCGAGCGCGCCGAGCAAATGCTTCATGCTGGCGAACCGCTGCTCAAAAAAGTTCACCGCGATCTGCGGTTACCCGTGCGGCTCTTCATCGGCGGCGGTTTGGCGATCGCGGGGGCCATTCGCCAGCAGCGCTATGACGTCTGGTCCCGCCGGCCTGTGGTCAGCAAATTGAGAAAATTACTGTTGCTGGCGAGCGCTTGGTGGCGGGGCTAG
- a CDS encoding VOC family protein gives MSDFNSQNNRIVWVDIPVKDLDRSIAFYKAVLANDVSKVELPGMSFAVLDHKDGNGGCLVPNENQVSSTGGVLVYLNATGRIRAAAAEVEKNGGKLLEPVTSIGPHGFRAVFLDCEGNRIAIHSQTDQ, from the coding sequence ATGAGTGACTTCAACTCCCAAAACAACCGTATCGTGTGGGTCGATATTCCCGTGAAGGACCTCGACCGCTCGATTGCTTTTTATAAAGCCGTGCTAGCGAACGATGTGAGCAAAGTCGAACTGCCCGGGATGTCGTTTGCCGTACTCGATCACAAGGATGGCAACGGCGGCTGCCTGGTTCCGAATGAGAATCAGGTTTCTTCGACCGGTGGTGTGCTCGTTTATCTCAACGCCACTGGCAGGATTCGGGCGGCAGCGGCCGAAGTAGAAAAGAACGGCGGGAAGTTGCTGGAGCCGGTTACGTCGATCGGCCCGCATGGTTTTCGCGCGGTCTTTCTCGATTGCGAAGGGAATCGCATCGCGATTCACTCGCAGACGGATCAGTAA
- a CDS encoding DMT family transporter, with protein sequence MTKKSDETLGLWLGLIGVAIFAMTLPMTRLAVGPGSAPQLPPLFVTAGRAAFSGLLSIIYLWLTGAPRLKRQYVPGLLVAAMGSVVGFPLFLGLALRQVDAMHAAVVSGLLPLGTAIVGAIYFRQRPAFSFWFCAVLGCALVIAYAALMSHSGLTIADGLLFLAMMSASIGYVGGANVARFISAEQVICWVLVISLPLTLPVTIASWPQAEVHYSAWIGFTYVTLFSMWIGFFAWYRGLALGGTVRVSQVQLVQPFLALLFCVPVLGERLEPVTVLFSLAVIAVVFIGKRMPADTKTHVVQPSKAE encoded by the coding sequence ATGACGAAAAAATCGGATGAAACGCTCGGCTTGTGGTTGGGACTAATCGGCGTGGCCATTTTTGCGATGACGCTGCCGATGACGCGGTTGGCAGTCGGTCCCGGCAGCGCGCCACAGTTGCCGCCGCTGTTTGTCACGGCAGGACGAGCAGCGTTTTCGGGATTGCTGAGCATTATCTATCTCTGGCTCACTGGCGCGCCGCGACTCAAGCGGCAATACGTTCCCGGTTTGCTGGTGGCAGCCATGGGATCGGTCGTCGGCTTTCCTTTGTTTCTCGGCTTGGCCCTGCGGCAGGTCGATGCGATGCATGCTGCCGTGGTGAGTGGTTTGCTGCCACTGGGAACTGCGATTGTCGGCGCGATTTATTTTCGCCAACGGCCTGCCTTCAGCTTTTGGTTTTGTGCAGTGCTTGGATGCGCGCTGGTGATCGCCTATGCAGCGCTCATGAGTCACAGCGGCTTGACGATCGCCGATGGCTTGCTGTTTCTAGCCATGATGAGCGCCTCGATCGGTTACGTTGGCGGCGCGAATGTGGCGAGGTTCATCTCCGCCGAGCAAGTAATCTGCTGGGTGCTCGTCATCAGCTTGCCGCTGACATTGCCGGTGACGATCGCCTCTTGGCCGCAGGCTGAGGTGCATTACAGCGCGTGGATTGGGTTCACTTACGTCACGCTCTTCTCAATGTGGATTGGTTTCTTCGCCTGGTATCGCGGGCTGGCGCTTGGCGGCACGGTGCGCGTCAGCCAGGTGCAGTTGGTGCAGCCGTTCTTGGCGCTGCTGTTTTGTGTGCCCGTGCTCGGCGAGAGATTGGAGCCGGTGACCGTATTGTTTTCGCTGGCGGTGATTGCGGTGGTGTTTATTGGCAAGCGGATGCCGGCGGATACGAAGACTCACGTAGTCCAACCGAGCAAGGCGGAATGA
- the phnX gene encoding phosphonoacetaldehyde hydrolase, whose product MSGSLKVQLVVFDWSGTLVDYGCLAPARAFLEAFAKSRLMLTIQQVRWSMGLHNYEHILSLLQIPQVSEQFQMVHGRPWNDADVLNIYDDLGPLLLDATRQYSRLTPGALEVIAQLRERGLKIATTSDYARNVAECVYDAARLEGFEADANVAADDTPSARPAPWMLFRLMTELNVYPPASVVKVGDTMPDIEEGVNAGCWSIGCTATGSEVGIPLAEWQTLPDVDRAAHLDRASRKLNGAGAHFAIPTLAELPRIIDRINQRLETGEKP is encoded by the coding sequence ATGTCCGGCAGTCTCAAAGTGCAGTTGGTCGTCTTCGACTGGTCGGGGACACTCGTCGATTACGGCTGTCTCGCGCCGGCCCGCGCGTTTCTCGAAGCCTTTGCCAAGTCGCGACTGATGCTGACGATTCAGCAGGTTCGTTGGTCGATGGGTTTGCACAACTACGAACACATCTTGTCGCTGCTGCAAATTCCGCAAGTCAGCGAACAATTTCAAATGGTGCACGGTCGGCCGTGGAACGATGCCGACGTGCTGAACATTTACGATGACCTCGGCCCGCTGCTGCTCGATGCCACGCGACAATACAGTCGACTCACGCCCGGTGCGCTCGAAGTCATCGCGCAGCTCCGCGAGCGCGGGCTGAAGATCGCGACCACGTCCGATTACGCCCGCAATGTCGCCGAGTGCGTCTACGACGCTGCGCGACTCGAAGGTTTCGAAGCCGATGCCAACGTCGCCGCCGACGACACGCCCAGCGCTCGCCCCGCGCCGTGGATGCTCTTTCGACTGATGACTGAACTCAACGTTTATCCGCCGGCGAGCGTCGTCAAAGTGGGCGACACGATGCCCGATATCGAAGAAGGAGTGAACGCCGGTTGCTGGAGCATCGGTTGCACGGCCACTGGCAGCGAGGTCGGCATCCCGCTTGCCGAATGGCAAACGCTACCCGATGTCGATCGCGCCGCCCACCTCGATCGTGCCAGTCGCAAACTCAACGGCGCGGGCGCTCACTTCGCCATTCCCACCTTGGCCGAACTGCCGCGCATCATCGATCGCATCAATCAACGCTTAGAAACCGGTGAGAAGCCCTAG